The genomic window TCTATCTTACTCAGGGCTGGGGAAGAAAAAATAATCAAGTACAAAGGTATGAGGCATGAGTTTTTTGCCTCCACCTTTGCCTATGATTTGCCGCAAGCTAGGGCGGCTTACTGCTACTCTGCAATCCACCGCCCTCCCTTGTCCACTTACTTCACCCCTGCTTTACTTATTCCTCTGTTTCCTCGTCGGGAATTACGGCGTCAGTATATTCGGTTTCTTCGTAGTCTTCGTCATACTCACCACCTTCGTAATCTTCGTAATCCTCTTCAGCATCCAGCTGACCGTGACGACCTTCATAAATGGCATCCGCCAGTTTTCCGACTATCAGCTTAATTGACCTGATAGCATCGTCGTTTGCTGGGATGGGGATATCTACTACATCTGGGTCACAGTTTGTATCCAACATGGACACAATAGGAATATTCAGCTTTTGGCATTCTTGAACTGCGTTATATTCCCGTCGTTGGTCTACAATTACAACGATATCGGGCACTTTCCGCATTGTTTTAATGCCGCCCAAGTATTTCTGAAGCTTCGTCATTTCCCGACGTAGCATTGATGCTTCTTTTTTCGGTAATAAATCTAGTGCGCCAGTTTCCTCACGGCGTTCTAAATCTTTCAGACGGTCTACCCGTGTTTTAATGGTTGCCCAATTAGTCAACATTCCACCCAACCAGCGTTGGTTAATGTAGTGGGAACCACAACGGCTGGCCTCTTGGGCAATAATTCCAGCCGCTTGGCGCTTGGTGCCAACAAAAAGAAATTTCTTCCCTTGTTCAGCGTGCGATCGCATGTAGGCATAAGCATTTTCCATCAACTGGGCAGTCTGCACCAAGTCGATAATATGTACACCATTCCGGGAAGTGTAAATGTAAGGAGACATTTTTGGGTTCCAACGCCGGGTCTGATGCCCAAAGTGAACCCCTGACTCCATCATCTGAGCCAATGAAACT from Nostoc sp. UHCC 0926 includes these protein-coding regions:
- the rpsB gene encoding 30S ribosomal protein S2 gives rise to the protein MPVVSLAQMMESGVHFGHQTRRWNPKMSPYIYTSRNGVHIIDLVQTAQLMENAYAYMRSHAEQGKKFLFVGTKRQAAGIIAQEASRCGSHYINQRWLGGMLTNWATIKTRVDRLKDLERREETGALDLLPKKEASMLRREMTKLQKYLGGIKTMRKVPDIVVIVDQRREYNAVQECQKLNIPIVSMLDTNCDPDVVDIPIPANDDAIRSIKLIVGKLADAIYEGRHGQLDAEEDYEDYEGGEYDEDYEETEYTDAVIPDEETEE